Genomic DNA from Candidatus Rokuibacteriota bacterium:
GGGCACCTCCATCATCACCGCCAGCCCGAGGTTCTCCATCATGAGGGAGAAGCCGGGGCCCGAGGTGGCGGTCATGGCGCGAGCCCCGGCCACCGTGGCGCCGACGATCGCCGCCATGCTGGCCAACTCATCCTCCATCTGGACAAAGATCCCTCCCACCTCGGGAAGCCGGTGGGCGAGGCGCTCGGCGATCTCCGTGGAGGGCGTGATCGGATAACCCGCGAAGAAGCGGCAGCCCGCGGCGAGGGCTCCTTCCGCAACTGCGTTGTCGCCCAGAAGAAAGTGCTGTCCGGTCAGGACAGCCGGCCCAGGCTTCATGCCGTAACCTCAGCCCGGGGCACCTCGACCGTGTAGATGGCGTACTCCGGGCAGACCAGGGAGCAGAACTCGCAGTGGATGCACGCTTCCTCCTTGCCAGGAGCCACGGTGGGGTAGCGATAGCCCTTCGCGTTAGTCTCGTGGGAAAGGATCAGGACATCCTTGGGGCAGAAATCGACGCAGAAACGGCACTCCTTGCACCGGGACGGGATCACGTACACCCGCCCGCGCGGCACGATCGCCGTCCGCCAGTCCAGCGGGACCCGGCTGCTCATCTCTTACATACGGGAGGTCAGCCCGCCTGCGTTCATTTCCTCTGGTGAAGGCGCGCTGTTAGTTTCCATTTGGGAA
This window encodes:
- a CDS encoding 4Fe-4S dicluster domain-containing protein, with amino-acid sequence MSSRVPLDWRTAIVPRGRVYVIPSRCKECRFCVDFCPKDVLILSHETNAKGYRYPTVAPGKEEACIHCEFCSLVCPEYAIYTVEVPRAEVTA